The proteins below are encoded in one region of Amycolatopsis acidiphila:
- a CDS encoding TetR/AcrR family transcriptional regulator: MDDDGHTAFRPYHPPSSGSTPEPARSSARASSLANARARQTTARVSDDLLLDAAQQCVLAVGLRRATLAEIARTAKVSRMTLYRRFPDVRSVLSALMTREFGALLHRASVEGANAPLARQRLVRSAVAAVRLLNGDDLMRTVIDVDAELLLPYLVDRLGGTQRVGEQVVRTHLEAGRADGSIREADLPAQARAVMLVVQSFVLSLRAATRDLDPKVLLNEMAHHLDAALRP; encoded by the coding sequence ATGGACGACGACGGTCACACTGCGTTCAGACCCTACCACCCGCCATCTTCGGGATCGACGCCCGAGCCTGCACGTTCATCTGCACGAGCATCGAGTCTTGCTAATGCACGTGCGCGTCAGACCACGGCGCGGGTTTCCGACGACCTCCTCCTCGACGCGGCGCAGCAGTGCGTGCTCGCGGTCGGGTTGCGGCGGGCCACCCTCGCGGAGATCGCACGCACGGCGAAGGTCAGCCGGATGACGTTGTACCGCCGCTTCCCGGACGTGCGCAGCGTGCTTTCCGCATTGATGACAAGGGAATTCGGCGCGTTGCTGCATCGCGCGAGCGTCGAGGGGGCGAATGCGCCGCTCGCCCGCCAGCGCCTGGTGCGCAGCGCGGTCGCCGCGGTGCGCCTGCTCAACGGCGACGACCTGATGCGCACGGTCATCGACGTCGACGCCGAACTTCTGCTGCCCTACCTCGTCGACCGGCTCGGTGGCACCCAACGGGTCGGGGAACAGGTCGTGCGGACGCATCTGGAGGCCGGCCGGGCCGACGGTTCGATCCGCGAGGCCGACCTGCCGGCCCAGGCCCGCGCGGTCATGCTCGTGGTCCAGTCCTTTGTGCTGTCCCTGCGCGCGGCCACCCGGGACCTCGACCCGAAGGTGCTGCTGAACGAGATGGCGCACCACCTGGACGCCGCGCTGCGCCCCTGA
- a CDS encoding helix-turn-helix transcriptional regulator: MSPVRRGKELPIYNRLQVLRAERGMSRAALAEAVEVNPQTIGALERGDHYPSLDLALRICAVFGLPVEAVFNREPFAPLSTQVYGKGEA, from the coding sequence ATGAGTCCAGTGAGACGTGGCAAGGAGCTGCCGATCTACAACCGGCTCCAGGTGCTGCGTGCCGAGCGCGGCATGAGCCGCGCGGCGCTGGCCGAGGCGGTCGAGGTGAACCCGCAGACGATCGGCGCGCTCGAACGCGGCGATCACTACCCCAGTCTCGACCTCGCACTGCGGATCTGCGCGGTGTTCGGGCTACCGGTCGAGGCCGTGTTCAACCGGGAGCCGTTCGCGCCACTGTCCACTCAGGTCTATGGCAAGGGGGAGGCATGA